Proteins found in one Streptomyces sp. NBC_00461 genomic segment:
- a CDS encoding SpoIIE family protein phosphatase, whose amino-acid sequence MTELSGSHDDPFALHLAALAVLDDRGTVIGWNRRAQELLGYPDTAVIGRPASEILVDPRDLPTAREAAASCRRAGGWAGMLTVRHRNGRLVEMGLRADALARDGRVREWVLAGALEADVLEWQRDRAVLDGLYRRCPIGLVIHGPDLRILRVNRAIERFSGVPAADFRGLPTGCFLLPDDARRAVDRVRQVIDTGRPSVYSEQFVRLEQDPARERVAMVSSFPMEDPSGRILGVAEMIEDITERHRAQRRLALLDQAGSRIGTTLDVAETARELAEVMVPHLADHASVDLLQPVTRGEELAGTLTGPVVRVGVSGVGAQQAGPSHPQGEPVEFAPDTPQARCLAEGRPVLEPVLPPDWFSTRGHQGAHAPDLGAHSLIVVPLAARGLVLGVMTLWRSRRPDPFEADDLTLAQELAARAAVAIDNARRFTQQQQTAFTLQSSLLPRAVPDQSAVEVALRYLPASAAPGLGGDWFDVIPLSGARVALVVGDVVGRGIHAAATMGRLRTAVHTLASLDLEPDEVLSRLDDLVILLAAEQEAAGERPVGEQVVGATCLYAVYDPVSGRCSVARAGHPPPVVTAPDGHVTLLDLPAGPPLGLGGLPFEARDVELAEGSLLCLYTNGLIGERNIDADVGLTKLCDALARPADALELTCQAVVDSLVPSSPSDDVALLVARTRMLPPDNVASWHLPLEPAGAARARALTSAKLSEWGLEHLAFTTELIASELATNVYRYASGPATLRLIRERRLVCEVSDTSHTSPHLRRARTTDEGGRGLFLVAQMAERWGTRYTREGKTVWTEQPLAGTFT is encoded by the coding sequence ATGACGGAGCTCAGCGGAAGCCACGACGATCCGTTCGCCCTGCACCTCGCCGCTTTGGCGGTGCTCGACGACCGGGGAACCGTGATCGGATGGAACCGGCGGGCTCAGGAACTGCTCGGCTATCCGGACACAGCCGTGATCGGTCGTCCGGCGTCCGAGATCCTTGTCGATCCCCGCGATCTGCCGACTGCCAGGGAGGCCGCGGCGAGCTGCAGGAGAGCCGGCGGCTGGGCCGGGATGCTCACGGTGCGGCACCGCAACGGGCGGCTCGTGGAGATGGGGCTCAGGGCCGATGCGCTCGCACGCGACGGCCGGGTCCGCGAGTGGGTTCTTGCCGGGGCACTCGAGGCTGACGTCCTGGAGTGGCAAAGGGACCGCGCGGTCCTCGACGGGTTGTACCGCCGCTGCCCGATCGGCCTGGTCATCCACGGCCCCGACCTGAGGATTCTCCGGGTCAACCGGGCCATCGAACGCTTCAGCGGCGTCCCGGCAGCGGACTTTCGGGGGCTGCCCACCGGCTGTTTCCTCCTCCCCGATGACGCACGCAGGGCCGTGGACCGGGTGCGCCAGGTGATCGACACCGGAAGGCCATCGGTCTACTCAGAGCAGTTCGTCCGTCTGGAGCAGGACCCTGCGCGAGAGCGGGTGGCGATGGTCTCGTCCTTCCCGATGGAGGATCCTTCCGGTCGCATTCTGGGTGTGGCCGAGATGATCGAGGACATCACCGAACGCCATCGGGCCCAGCGCCGGCTCGCGCTTCTCGACCAGGCCGGCAGCCGTATCGGAACCACCCTTGACGTGGCGGAGACCGCCCGGGAACTCGCCGAGGTGATGGTGCCTCACCTCGCCGACCATGCGTCAGTGGACCTGCTTCAGCCCGTGACGCGCGGTGAGGAACTGGCGGGGACCTTGACCGGGCCGGTGGTACGAGTGGGAGTCAGCGGTGTCGGTGCCCAGCAGGCCGGCCCGTCCCACCCGCAGGGCGAGCCGGTGGAGTTCGCGCCGGACACCCCCCAGGCCAGATGCCTCGCTGAAGGGCGACCCGTCCTGGAACCGGTTCTCCCGCCCGACTGGTTCTCGACGCGAGGCCACCAGGGGGCCCACGCTCCGGACCTGGGCGCCCACTCGCTGATCGTGGTACCCCTGGCCGCACGTGGCCTGGTGCTGGGCGTGATGACCCTGTGGCGTTCGCGCCGTCCCGATCCCTTCGAGGCGGACGATCTCACCCTCGCCCAGGAACTCGCCGCGCGCGCCGCTGTCGCCATCGACAACGCCCGGCGCTTCACCCAGCAGCAGCAGACCGCGTTCACCTTGCAGAGCAGCCTTCTGCCCCGGGCGGTTCCGGACCAGTCGGCCGTCGAGGTGGCCCTGCGCTACCTGCCGGCCAGCGCGGCTCCGGGCCTGGGCGGTGACTGGTTCGACGTCATTCCCCTGTCCGGGGCCCGGGTCGCCCTCGTCGTCGGCGACGTGGTCGGACGCGGCATCCACGCCGCCGCCACCATGGGCCGGTTGCGGACCGCCGTGCACACGCTCGCCAGCCTCGACCTGGAACCGGACGAGGTCCTCTCCCGCCTGGACGACCTGGTCATCCTGCTGGCGGCGGAACAGGAAGCAGCCGGTGAACGGCCCGTGGGCGAGCAGGTCGTCGGTGCCACCTGCCTGTACGCCGTGTACGACCCGGTCTCCGGGCGGTGCTCCGTCGCCCGCGCCGGCCACCCGCCGCCGGTGGTGACCGCTCCGGACGGACACGTGACTCTGCTGGACCTGCCCGCCGGCCCACCGCTCGGCCTGGGCGGCCTGCCGTTCGAGGCCCGGGACGTCGAACTGGCCGAGGGAAGCCTGCTGTGCCTGTACACCAACGGACTCATCGGCGAACGCAACATCGATGCCGACGTCGGCCTGACCAAGCTGTGCGACGCGCTCGCCCGCCCCGCGGACGCGCTGGAACTGACATGCCAAGCGGTGGTCGACTCGCTTGTGCCGTCGAGCCCCAGCGACGATGTCGCATTGCTGGTCGCCCGCACCCGCATGCTGCCACCGGACAATGTCGCCTCCTGGCATTTGCCGCTGGAGCCTGCCGGCGCCGCCCGGGCCCGGGCACTGACCTCGGCCAAGTTGAGCGAATGGGGCCTGGAGCACTTGGCGTTCACGACCGAGTTGATCGCCAGCGAACTGGCCACCAACGTCTACCGGTACGCCAGCGGTCCTGCGACTCTGCGGCTGATCCGTGAACGGCGTCTGGTGTGCGAGGTCAGCGACACCAGCCATACCTCACCCCACCTGCGCCGCGCCCGTACCACAGACGAGGGCGGGCGCGGCCTGTTTCTAGTGGCCCAGATGGCCGAACGCTGGGGTACCCGTTACACCCGCGAGGGCAAGACCGTGTGGACCGAACAACCACTGGCCGGCACGTTCACCTGA
- a CDS encoding NADP-dependent oxidoreductase, translating to MHGEQVEVGVREEGGRRARNGLGEDHQKQRAGRAAVEGSEQADWERCSGPVEEPGPGRFAGRTRVLSLDPAMRGWLDDRPSYLPPVGIGEVMRAGSVVEVTASNHPDFQPGDHVVGTFGVQEYVVSDGRGAMKIDTSLAPPSTYLGALGMPGMTAYFGLLDVGALKDGETVVVSGAAGAVGTIVGQIAKAKGCRVVGIAGGPEKCALLTDELGFDAAIDYRAEDVRKALRRQAPDGIDVYFDNVGGEILDAALTRLAMHARVVVCGAISQYNNASPVKGPSNYLSLLVRRARMEGFVVFDYAKRYAEAAQDISAWIGAGRIRVKEHVVRGSVDDFPETLQMLFRGENVGKLVLELE from the coding sequence TTGCATGGGGAACAGGTCGAAGTCGGCGTTCGGGAAGAGGGCGGACGGCGTGCCCGAAACGGCCTTGGAGAAGATCATCAGAAGCAGCGCGCAGGCCGCGCCGCCGTAGAGGGAAGCGAGCAGGCCGACTGGGAGCGCTGTTCTGGGCCCGTCGAGGAGCCGGGCCCCGGCCGGTTCGCGGGCCGCACGCGGGTCCTCTCCCTTGACCCTGCCATGCGGGGCTGGCTGGACGACCGTCCCTCCTACCTGCCGCCGGTGGGTATCGGTGAGGTGATGCGCGCCGGATCGGTCGTCGAGGTCACCGCCTCCAACCACCCCGACTTCCAGCCGGGTGATCACGTGGTCGGCACCTTCGGCGTCCAGGAGTACGTGGTCTCCGACGGCAGGGGCGCCATGAAGATCGACACCTCCCTCGCCCCGCCCTCGACGTATCTGGGCGCACTGGGCATGCCCGGCATGACCGCCTACTTCGGCCTGCTGGACGTCGGGGCGCTGAAGGACGGCGAGACCGTCGTGGTGTCGGGGGCGGCCGGAGCGGTCGGCACCATCGTGGGCCAGATCGCGAAAGCCAAGGGCTGTCGGGTGGTGGGCATCGCAGGAGGACCGGAGAAGTGCGCGTTGCTCACCGACGAACTGGGATTCGACGCGGCGATCGACTACCGCGCCGAGGACGTCAGGAAAGCGCTGCGCCGGCAGGCCCCCGACGGAATCGACGTCTACTTCGACAACGTGGGAGGAGAAATCCTCGACGCCGCCCTGACCCGGCTGGCGATGCATGCGCGGGTCGTGGTGTGCGGTGCGATCAGCCAGTACAACAACGCCAGTCCGGTCAAGGGACCCTCCAACTACCTCTCCCTGCTGGTGCGCCGCGCCCGTATGGAGGGCTTCGTCGTCTTCGACTACGCCAAGCGCTACGCGGAGGCTGCGCAGGACATCTCGGCCTGGATCGGTGCCGGCCGCATCAGGGTCAAGGAACATGTGGTGAGGGGCAGCGTGGACGACTTCCCCGAGACGTTGCAGATGCTCTTCCGCGGAGAGAACGTCGGCAAGCTCGTCCTGGAGCTTGAATGA
- a CDS encoding TetR/AcrR family transcriptional regulator — protein MTRAKTNSAGATPARRKRRPASFLTPDLILDTAVAVIERDGPEALTFRRLGTDLGADHTAVLRHFRSKDDLLLGLAARLVGDALHDFAPSENWRETLASLARRIRAACLRHPGVAVLVASRTSRREPEFQGADVVIGALLDAGLQGREAASYYRVLAEMALAVSAFEASFNVLDEAAQEGDRLAWRREYLTASPQRYPNLAQVAPYLAEIDEEDQFETALGLLLDAVELRAQRARGEGSEHTGN, from the coding sequence ATGACACGCGCGAAGACCAACTCGGCGGGAGCGACTCCCGCGCGGCGGAAGCGGCGTCCGGCATCCTTCCTCACCCCGGATCTGATCCTGGACACCGCAGTGGCCGTGATCGAGAGGGACGGTCCGGAGGCGCTCACCTTCCGCCGGCTGGGCACTGATCTGGGCGCCGACCACACAGCCGTCCTGCGGCACTTCCGCAGCAAGGACGACCTGCTGCTCGGCCTGGCCGCCCGGCTGGTCGGCGATGCCCTGCACGACTTCGCACCCTCGGAAAACTGGCGCGAGACCCTCGCCTCGCTCGCTCGACGGATCCGTGCCGCATGCCTGCGGCACCCGGGCGTGGCCGTCCTGGTCGCGTCCCGCACCTCGCGGCGCGAGCCGGAGTTCCAGGGTGCCGACGTGGTCATCGGCGCCCTGCTCGACGCCGGCCTCCAGGGACGCGAAGCGGCCTCGTACTACCGGGTCCTGGCCGAAATGGCACTCGCCGTCAGCGCCTTCGAGGCTTCCTTCAACGTGCTGGACGAGGCCGCTCAGGAAGGCGACCGGCTGGCCTGGCGCCGCGAGTACCTCACGGCCTCGCCACAGCGGTACCCGAACCTGGCACAGGTCGCCCCCTATCTCGCGGAAATCGACGAAGAGGACCAGTTCGAGACCGCGCTCGGCCTGCTCCTCGACGCCGTGGAACTCCGCGCGCAGCGCGCCCGCGGAGAAGGAAGCGAACACACGGGGAACTGA
- a CDS encoding serine hydrolase domain-containing protein has product MQIEAGGWLLGAAAAGAGAVWLWRHQDEVMTRRPVNEWTFTHMNLLMPTEDVRRGGDVFPLPRRPRPLEVTYGFERRERSLAELHARTNTTSFVVLQGGEIVHESYPGYFAGDDVRFQLFSMTKSVTSMLIGIALDEGAIKDVTDPVTVYCRELVGSAFEGVTIEHLLDMSSGVGDLVEDHTVQDSLISRFTKAATGGGSLHEVVSSAERSTEAGTQFSYSTIDTQVLGWALESATGRSLAQYASERLWSRIGAEHDAYYWLTRKHPRTAIGGGSLNATARDMARLGLLMSRGGELDGQRIVPEEWVVRSRGRGVPHLEVGSLGPSGYPHYGYSNKWWTLGGERRPFTAVGIHGQYLYVDPDADVVIVKTSAWPTADDPSRDAETITALRAVADHLHEDHR; this is encoded by the coding sequence ATGCAGATTGAAGCGGGTGGGTGGCTGCTGGGCGCCGCCGCGGCGGGCGCCGGGGCGGTGTGGCTGTGGCGCCACCAGGACGAGGTGATGACCCGCCGCCCGGTCAATGAATGGACGTTCACTCACATGAATCTCCTCATGCCGACCGAAGACGTCCGCCGCGGCGGGGACGTGTTCCCCCTGCCTCGGCGACCGCGCCCCCTGGAAGTGACCTACGGCTTCGAGAGGCGGGAGCGGAGCCTTGCCGAACTGCACGCTCGAACGAACACCACCTCCTTCGTCGTGCTGCAGGGCGGCGAGATCGTCCACGAGTCGTATCCGGGGTACTTCGCCGGGGACGACGTACGGTTCCAGCTGTTCTCGATGACCAAGTCGGTGACGTCGATGCTGATCGGGATCGCCCTCGACGAGGGCGCGATCAAGGACGTGACCGACCCGGTGACGGTGTACTGCAGGGAACTGGTGGGCTCCGCCTTCGAAGGGGTGACCATCGAGCACCTGCTCGACATGAGCAGTGGCGTGGGTGACCTGGTGGAGGACCACACCGTTCAGGACAGTCTGATCAGCCGGTTCACCAAGGCCGCCACAGGGGGCGGCTCCCTGCACGAGGTCGTTTCCTCGGCCGAGCGTTCGACCGAGGCCGGCACACAGTTCAGCTACTCGACGATCGACACCCAGGTCCTGGGATGGGCGCTGGAGTCCGCCACCGGCCGCTCCCTCGCGCAGTACGCCTCGGAGCGCCTCTGGAGCCGCATCGGCGCCGAGCACGACGCGTACTACTGGCTCACCCGCAAGCATCCGCGTACCGCGATCGGCGGCGGCTCGCTCAATGCCACCGCCCGCGACATGGCCCGGCTGGGGCTGCTGATGTCCCGGGGCGGAGAGCTGGACGGGCAGCGCATCGTGCCCGAGGAATGGGTGGTACGCAGCCGGGGTCGCGGGGTGCCGCACCTGGAGGTCGGCTCTCTGGGCCCCAGCGGCTACCCGCACTACGGGTACAGCAACAAGTGGTGGACACTCGGCGGCGAGCGACGTCCGTTCACCGCGGTGGGCATCCACGGCCAGTACCTGTATGTGGACCCGGACGCCGACGTGGTGATCGTCAAGACCAGCGCGTGGCCGACGGCGGACGACCCCTCGCGTGACGCGGAGACCATCACGGCACTGCGGGCGGTGGCCGACCACCTGCACGAGGACCACCGTTGA
- a CDS encoding SDR family NAD(P)-dependent oxidoreductase: MTAIQEMNGTELSTARRLLGKLPFVDPGRPPLPARTAFLTGASSGIGKALAAELCARGYDVYLTARRIELLEELRAQLTAAFPQRSVTVAALDVTEHEAVARTIDDAARQLGGLGMVIANAGVDVGGNIGEGHFEAHRAAVDVNLLGAMATIDAAVAHFRSKGGGQVVGFSSVVAGAGLPGGAPYCASKAGLTRYLQSLRGELWNSGITVTTVAPGYIDTPINASLGDKRPFLIDTRTGARKIMDRIESGAVHATVPRVPWTVVEYLLPRIPIRLLRKLDT; encoded by the coding sequence ATGACAGCCATCCAAGAGATGAACGGCACTGAACTGTCCACCGCGCGCCGCCTGCTCGGGAAGCTGCCCTTCGTCGACCCGGGCCGGCCCCCGCTGCCCGCGAGAACCGCGTTCCTGACCGGTGCCAGCTCGGGCATCGGCAAGGCGCTGGCAGCCGAGCTGTGCGCCCGCGGCTACGACGTGTACCTCACCGCGCGCAGGATCGAGCTCCTGGAAGAACTGCGGGCACAGCTCACGGCCGCGTTCCCGCAGCGTTCCGTGACCGTGGCCGCCCTCGATGTGACCGAGCACGAGGCCGTGGCGCGGACGATCGACGACGCGGCCCGGCAACTCGGCGGACTCGGAATGGTCATCGCCAACGCGGGGGTCGACGTAGGGGGCAACATCGGGGAGGGCCACTTCGAGGCGCACCGCGCGGCGGTCGACGTCAATCTGCTGGGTGCGATGGCGACCATCGACGCGGCCGTCGCACACTTCCGCAGCAAGGGCGGCGGGCAGGTGGTGGGCTTCAGCTCCGTCGTGGCCGGGGCGGGCCTGCCCGGCGGGGCGCCGTACTGCGCCTCCAAGGCAGGGCTCACGAGGTACCTTCAGTCGCTGCGAGGGGAGCTGTGGAACAGCGGCATCACCGTGACCACGGTCGCCCCCGGCTACATCGACACCCCGATCAACGCATCCCTGGGCGACAAACGACCGTTCCTCATCGACACCCGCACGGGCGCCCGCAAGATCATGGACCGCATCGAGTCCGGCGCCGTCCACGCGACAGTGCCCCGAGTGCCCTGGACCGTCGTCGAATACCTGCTGCCCCGGATCCCGATCCGTTTGCTGCGGAAGCTCGATACCTGA
- a CDS encoding MFS transporter — translation MKTNSDTALTFTVAAALIAGVTLGSSGSNVMPVFVDDFADRFDLSSTSAGLVAASQLTAVAITTLLLANRAARPGRVRMARGGLALAAAGFIGAAIAFDILTLIVAGLLLGAGLGAVYAASTAALAGAGDDADKTSSIVITGALFASALLLLAFPAVNESAGGGTGFFLLAVCCLPGWFLVGHLPDGPGPASSPSATAPNAASRSARPSAVLLVGAGLLMAVTQGVWSYASVLGRGHTGMSASVLSAVLAVSSVVALAGAVAGPLAVKRFGRLRSMTGFVVVEAFSSGLLIVTHSPTLFIATAVIWQTCQLAVLVQILAAASVIDSTGRWVAALSGAGALGGGIGPLAVGAIMDNMGVGVLSVLLTAGTLIAALPLLKMTVAGDAAADTASVTPHPQATPVARTTTEKPASPAE, via the coding sequence GTGAAAACGAACAGCGACACCGCGCTGACGTTCACCGTCGCCGCTGCCCTGATCGCCGGAGTCACGCTCGGCAGCAGCGGCAGTAACGTGATGCCCGTCTTCGTGGACGACTTCGCCGACCGCTTCGACCTGTCCAGCACCAGCGCCGGACTCGTCGCCGCCAGCCAGCTGACGGCGGTCGCGATCACCACTCTCCTGCTCGCCAACCGTGCCGCCCGCCCCGGACGCGTCCGGATGGCCCGAGGCGGGCTGGCCCTGGCCGCCGCGGGATTCATCGGCGCCGCCATCGCTTTCGACATCCTGACGCTGATCGTGGCCGGCCTGCTGCTCGGCGCCGGACTCGGAGCCGTCTACGCCGCCTCCACCGCCGCCCTGGCCGGCGCCGGCGACGACGCCGACAAGACCTCCTCGATCGTCATCACCGGCGCGCTGTTCGCGAGTGCCCTGCTGCTCCTCGCCTTCCCGGCCGTCAACGAGTCCGCAGGCGGGGGAACGGGCTTCTTCCTGCTGGCCGTGTGCTGCCTGCCCGGCTGGTTCCTGGTGGGCCACCTCCCCGACGGCCCGGGCCCGGCGAGCAGTCCTTCCGCGACCGCCCCCAACGCGGCCTCCCGGTCGGCCCGTCCCTCCGCCGTGCTGCTGGTCGGCGCGGGCCTCCTGATGGCCGTCACGCAGGGAGTCTGGTCCTACGCCTCCGTCCTGGGGCGCGGCCACACCGGCATGTCTGCCTCTGTGCTCTCCGCCGTCCTGGCCGTCTCCAGCGTCGTCGCACTCGCCGGAGCCGTAGCCGGACCGCTCGCCGTGAAGCGTTTCGGCCGCCTGCGCTCGATGACCGGGTTCGTCGTCGTCGAAGCGTTCAGCTCGGGGCTTCTCATCGTCACCCACAGCCCCACCCTGTTCATCGCCACCGCCGTCATCTGGCAGACGTGCCAGCTGGCCGTCCTGGTACAGATACTCGCCGCCGCCTCGGTCATCGACTCCACCGGACGGTGGGTGGCCGCCCTCAGCGGCGCCGGAGCACTCGGCGGTGGCATCGGCCCCCTTGCCGTCGGCGCGATCATGGACAACATGGGCGTCGGCGTCCTGAGCGTCCTCCTCACCGCCGGAACACTCATCGCCGCGCTCCCTCTCCTCAAGATGACCGTGGCCGGCGACGCGGCAGCAGACACCGCATCCGTCACACCCCACCCGCAGGCCACGCCCGTCGCGAGGACGACCACCGAGAAGCCAGCCTCACCAGCGGAATGA
- the dctA gene encoding C4-dicarboxylate transporter DctA: MSRNDAAPGTVTAPPSRIRRLLSLLYVQCLVGVLAGAAVGWLWPSFGADLKPLGDGFIALVRMMIAPLIFCTVVHGIASMGNARAVGRVSLKALIYFEVLTTVAMVIGLVVVNVVQPGSGLHVDPSTLSAKGLPPEATASHESFSAFILAMIPDTLLSALTGHEILPVLLISVLFGFGLNASGEAGAGITQGIEKLSTILFTLIRWIMRLAPIGAFGSMAFTIGNYGLDTLRHLFLLVGSFWLTALFFVLVVLGAVMRVNGLRLLPFLRYIKEELLIVLGTSSSEPVLPRMMAKLQHAGASKPVVGITLPAGYSFNLDGTAIYLTMGSVFLAQALGIDLSLTQQLSMLAVMLLTSKGAAGVTGSGFIALAATLSAVPHVPVAALALIFGIDRFMSEARALTSVVGNGVATLAVAKWEGQLDEERAKAVLRGDLPYTSAPEGDHTAEPQAEPTPDTKPEAVEEADPKAATGADREPVPAAG, from the coding sequence ATGAGCCGCAACGACGCCGCCCCGGGTACCGTCACCGCTCCCCCGAGCCGCATCCGCCGACTGCTGTCCCTGCTCTACGTCCAGTGCCTGGTCGGCGTCCTGGCCGGGGCAGCCGTCGGCTGGCTGTGGCCCTCCTTCGGAGCCGATCTCAAACCCCTGGGCGACGGTTTCATCGCGCTGGTCCGCATGATGATCGCGCCCCTCATCTTCTGTACCGTCGTCCACGGCATCGCCTCCATGGGCAACGCGCGCGCCGTCGGCCGGGTCAGTCTCAAGGCGCTGATCTACTTCGAGGTCCTGACGACCGTCGCCATGGTGATCGGTCTGGTCGTCGTTAACGTCGTCCAGCCCGGCAGCGGACTGCACGTCGACCCCTCAACCCTGTCGGCCAAGGGACTGCCGCCGGAGGCGACCGCGAGCCACGAGAGCTTCTCCGCGTTCATACTCGCCATGATCCCGGACACCCTGCTCAGCGCGCTGACCGGCCACGAGATCCTGCCCGTGCTGCTCATCTCCGTACTGTTCGGCTTCGGCCTGAACGCCAGCGGCGAGGCGGGTGCGGGGATCACCCAGGGCATCGAGAAGCTCTCCACGATCCTGTTCACACTCATCCGCTGGATCATGCGGCTGGCCCCGATCGGCGCCTTCGGCTCCATGGCCTTCACCATCGGCAACTACGGCCTGGACACCCTGCGTCACCTCTTCCTGCTGGTCGGCTCCTTCTGGCTCACCGCCCTGTTCTTCGTCCTGGTCGTCCTCGGCGCCGTCATGCGCGTCAACGGCCTGCGCCTGCTGCCCTTCCTCCGCTACATCAAGGAGGAGCTGCTGATCGTCCTGGGCACCTCGTCCTCCGAGCCGGTGCTGCCGCGCATGATGGCCAAGCTCCAGCATGCGGGCGCCTCGAAGCCGGTCGTGGGGATCACGCTGCCCGCCGGGTACTCCTTCAACCTCGACGGCACCGCCATCTACCTGACCATGGGCTCGGTCTTCCTGGCCCAGGCGCTCGGCATCGACCTCAGCCTCACCCAGCAGCTGTCCATGCTCGCCGTCATGCTGCTCACCTCCAAGGGCGCGGCTGGTGTCACCGGCTCCGGCTTCATCGCCCTGGCGGCCACCCTCAGCGCCGTACCGCACGTGCCCGTCGCCGCCCTGGCCCTGATCTTCGGCATCGACCGCTTCATGTCCGAGGCCCGCGCCCTGACCAGCGTGGTCGGCAACGGCGTCGCCACTCTCGCGGTGGCCAAGTGGGAGGGACAGCTGGACGAGGAGCGCGCCAAGGCCGTCCTCCGTGGGGACCTCCCATACACCTCCGCGCCCGAGGGCGACCACACCGCCGAGCCGCAGGCAGAACCGACGCCCGATACGAAACCGGAGGCGGTCGAGGAGGCTGACCCGAAGGCGGCGACCGGGGCGGACCGTGAACCGGTGCCCGCCGCCGGCTGA
- a CDS encoding PrpF domain-containing protein produces MLRLQGEMIRGGTSKCWIFDHHDVVATGVDADTLLLAAYNAADPRQIDGVGGASSTTSKAAIVQTSTKPDVDVEYAFAQVGIGDEQVEWTSNCGNCATAVALYAVHNGLVPVTSDSTRVRMFNVNTGARLSGTIPTPGRAAPDAGTARVPGTAALGVPVLLGFEDPAGTSTGRVLPTGHALDTLTGPTGTVEASLVDAGAPAALFEAKAFGLDGSESLADFATAVPALTVLRRQAALAMGLAEETDPVSHAVPKAGVVARPVAYRTTDGTLVQQDEYDLAVRMVSMHAPHPAIGLTSAVALATAAAIPGTLAHRVARQTADGTLRLGTPAGVITTRAVPAADGASPTVLLHRAARRIARAELLVPVLEGRPA; encoded by the coding sequence GTGTTGCGTCTGCAGGGCGAGATGATCCGCGGAGGTACCAGCAAGTGCTGGATCTTCGACCACCACGACGTGGTGGCGACCGGCGTGGACGCCGACACCCTGCTGCTCGCCGCCTACAACGCCGCCGACCCCCGCCAGATCGACGGCGTCGGCGGTGCCTCCTCCACCACCTCCAAGGCGGCGATCGTCCAGACCTCGACGAAGCCGGACGTCGACGTCGAGTACGCCTTCGCGCAGGTCGGCATCGGCGACGAGCAGGTGGAGTGGACCAGCAACTGCGGCAACTGCGCCACCGCCGTCGCCCTGTACGCCGTCCACAACGGCCTGGTGCCGGTCACGTCGGACTCGACCAGGGTGCGGATGTTCAACGTCAACACCGGTGCCCGGCTCAGCGGCACCATCCCCACCCCGGGGCGGGCCGCCCCCGATGCCGGGACGGCCCGGGTGCCGGGCACCGCAGCGCTCGGCGTGCCGGTGCTCCTCGGCTTCGAGGACCCTGCTGGTACGTCGACCGGCCGGGTCCTGCCTACCGGCCACGCCCTGGACACACTGACCGGGCCCACGGGCACCGTCGAGGCGTCCCTGGTCGACGCCGGCGCCCCGGCGGCGCTGTTCGAGGCCAAGGCGTTCGGACTCGACGGCAGCGAGTCCCTCGCCGACTTCGCCACGGCGGTGCCCGCCCTCACCGTGCTGCGCCGGCAGGCCGCCCTGGCCATGGGACTGGCCGAGGAGACCGACCCCGTCAGCCACGCCGTCCCGAAGGCCGGCGTGGTCGCCCGTCCTGTCGCCTACCGCACCACCGATGGCACCCTCGTCCAACAGGACGAGTACGACCTGGCCGTCCGCATGGTCTCCATGCACGCACCCCACCCGGCGATCGGTCTCACCTCGGCCGTCGCCCTGGCCACCGCAGCCGCCATCCCCGGCACCCTCGCCCACCGCGTCGCCCGGCAGACCGCCGACGGGACGCTGCGCCTGGGCACCCCGGCCGGAGTCATCACCACCCGAGCCGTCCCCGCAGCCGACGGTGCGTCCCCCACGGTGCTGCTGCACCGCGCCGCCCGCCGCATCGCCCGAGCCGAACTCCTCGTTCCCGTCCTGGAAGGACGCCCCGCATGA